In Chitinivibrionales bacterium, the sequence TAACTATCCTTATACCAGCTTATGGCGCCGATGAGAAATCATATCGAAATTCTTCCCCGCCCGGTTGTAGAAAAGATCGCTGCCGGTGAGGTCATTGAGCGGCCGTCATCAGTGCTCAAAGAGCTGATCGAAAATTCAATCGATGCTGAGGCGGAAAAAATTGAAATCACTGTCGAGGATGCCGGTTTTGCATTAATCCGGGTTGCCGACAACGGTGTTGGTATGTCAAGCGATGATCTTTCCCGTTGTTTGATCCGGTATGCGACAAGCAAAATAACGTCTGCCGACGACCTCTTTGCTGTTGCCACCCTGGGATTCAGGGGGGAAGCGCTGGCAAGTATCGGTGCCGTGAGTAGAATGGAAATTATTTCAAGCGATTCGGACAGCGGCCTCGGAACTAAGGTGAATAGTCAGGGAGGCGAAAAATCAGAACCGGAACCCGAATCCCATGTACAGGGCACTACAATCACGGTTCGCGATCTGTTTTTTAATGTACCGGCGCGCAAAAAATTCATGAAATCCCGCAAGGCAGAGCGAATGAATATGCTCAAAATGATCGAACAGGTCGCTATCGCTTTTCCCACGATCCATTTCAAAGCCTGGTTTGATGGTAAACGGGTATTTGATACACCACCGGTCGATTCTCCACGAATGCGGATAGCTCAGGTTGCGGGAACCGAATTTGCCAAAGATTTAATCGAGTGCAGAAACAGCAGAGCTGAGATGGGGCTTCTTCTCTATGTCACCCCCCCCACGCATGCATCGGCCCGCCCGCGATACCAGAATCTCTATGTGAACCTTCGACGGGCAGATAACGATTCGGTCGCCTATGCTGTCAAAGAAGCCTACCGCCGGTTTATAACAACCCAGTACCGTCCGGCATATTTCTGTTTTCTGGATATCGATCCATCCAAAGTCGATGTCAATGTTCATCCGACAAAAAAAACTATCAAATTCGATGATGAAAAATCATTGTTTTCCTTTGTTTTTGCATCACTGCAATCGGCAGTCGATACCAATCTCAGGCCGGGCAATGATGAGCTTCCTTATCCGGATTTTCACCCTCCGGAATCACAGGGTCGATACTCTGTTGTCCGGGAAGAATCCTCATCGTTGGATACAAAATCACCCGAACAGCTTTCTCCAACACTCTTTTCTTCAGTTACTGTCGATCAGCACGGCAATATCCCTCAACCGCAAGCATCACTGCAATTTACCTATAAATCCGACAAAACGGAAAAACAACTTGATGGAACCATGGATAATACAGTACAATTATCAGAGAACGAAAAAAAGATTTTTCATGATCTGATCTCATGTTATCAAATCCATGAGACCTATATATTAGCGCCGATAAAAAATGGTATCCTGCTCATCGATCAGCACGCTGCTCATGAACGGGTTATCTACGAACAGACGCTTTCCGATTTAAGGAATGGGCGAACCGAATCTCAACAGCTGCTGTTTCCAATCACAATTGAACTCACAGCTTCAGAGAAGTCAGTTGTGAATTCATCGAGCGACTATTTTAAAGCATTTGGTTATGATATCCAGGATTTTGGCGGTAACACAGTAGCCGTTGCGGCAATTCCGGCTTTTTTAAAAGACTCTGATGTGGAGTATTCAATACGAACTATGGTACAATATCTTCTTGATGAAGATGATTCCCGTCGAATATCAGAACCGGAGAAAAGGTATGCAAGCGCCTTTGCCTGCGGCACCGCTGTCCGGGCCGGTCAGAAACTCGATCAGGAAGAAATGAACGGATTGCTCAACAGTCTTTTCGCCGCTGAAAATCCCTATACCTGTCCCCATGGACGGCCCACTGTTGTACGAATATCTCTCAATGAACTTTCCCGCAGGTTCCTGCGGTAAGGGAGGAATAATGGCTGTCGATAAAGATGGTGATATTACGTCTGTGTGCGCACCGGAAAATCTGAGCGGATCTCATGTCAAAGAAATGAAGGCAGCTATCAGCGAGGCGATGGATGAACATAACGACCGGATAGTGATCGACCTGAAAAAAACCGTCTTTATTGATTCTTCCGGGATCGGCGCACTGGTCTCGCTCGCAAAAGAACTGAAGTCCCGGGGGGAGCAACTTTCTCTTCGTAACGTGCAGGGAGATATCCGGGAACTCTTTGAAGAAACCGGGTTGGATAAAATCTTTGCCCTGGCTGATAATTCCAGCGATCTGACTCCGGAAGTCGATATCTTTGAGGAATCGGTCGATATCAAGCTCGAGATTGATCAGAAAACACTCAACAATGTCTGTATTTTTCATTTAAAAGGTGTTATGAATCACCCGCGGGGCTCTCGGTATTTCAAACAGCGGTTTCTTCTTGCCATGGAAAATCATAACAGGATCCTTCTCGACTTTGATGATCTGACTTTTTTCGACAGTTTGAGTGTAAGTGTCATTCTTAATATGAATAAACTTATCAAAGATACCGGCGGAAAACTTCGT encodes:
- the mutL gene encoding DNA mismatch repair endonuclease MutL, which gives rise to MAPMRNHIEILPRPVVEKIAAGEVIERPSSVLKELIENSIDAEAEKIEITVEDAGFALIRVADNGVGMSSDDLSRCLIRYATSKITSADDLFAVATLGFRGEALASIGAVSRMEIISSDSDSGLGTKVNSQGGEKSEPEPESHVQGTTITVRDLFFNVPARKKFMKSRKAERMNMLKMIEQVAIAFPTIHFKAWFDGKRVFDTPPVDSPRMRIAQVAGTEFAKDLIECRNSRAEMGLLLYVTPPTHASARPRYQNLYVNLRRADNDSVAYAVKEAYRRFITTQYRPAYFCFLDIDPSKVDVNVHPTKKTIKFDDEKSLFSFVFASLQSAVDTNLRPGNDELPYPDFHPPESQGRYSVVREESSSLDTKSPEQLSPTLFSSVTVDQHGNIPQPQASLQFTYKSDKTEKQLDGTMDNTVQLSENEKKIFHDLISCYQIHETYILAPIKNGILLIDQHAAHERVIYEQTLSDLRNGRTESQQLLFPITIELTASEKSVVNSSSDYFKAFGYDIQDFGGNTVAVAAIPAFLKDSDVEYSIRTMVQYLLDEDDSRRISEPEKRYASAFACGTAVRAGQKLDQEEMNGLLNSLFAAENPYTCPHGRPTVVRISLNELSRRFLR
- a CDS encoding anti-sigma factor antagonist (This anti-anti-sigma factor, or anti-sigma factor antagonist, belongs to a family that includes characterized members SpoIIAA, RsbV, RsfA, and RsfB.) → MDGPLLYEYLSMNFPAGSCGKGGIMAVDKDGDITSVCAPENLSGSHVKEMKAAISEAMDEHNDRIVIDLKKTVFIDSSGIGALVSLAKELKSRGEQLSLRNVQGDIRELFEETGLDKIFALADNSSDLTPEVDIFEESVDIKLEIDQKTLNNVCIFHLKGVMNHPRGSRYFKQRFLLAMENHNRILLDFDDLTFFDSLSVSVILNMNKLIKDTGGKLRVSGTNYIVNDLFSTLSIDKIIPFYKSARDALEEWE